The following are encoded together in the Bacillus cereus group sp. RP43 genome:
- the bla gene encoding class A beta-lactamase Bla1 has translation MKGMMILKNKRMLKIGICVGILGLSLTSLEAFTGGALQVEAKEKTGPVKHKNHATYKEFSQLEKKFDARLGVYAIDTGTNRTIAYRPNERFAFASTYKALAAGVLLQQNSIEKLNEVITYTKDDLVEYSPVTEKHVDTGMVLGEIAEAAVRSSDNTAGNILFHKIGGPKGYEKALRQMGDRVTMADRFETELNEAIPGDIRDTSTAKAIATNLKAFTVGNALPADKRKILTEWMKGNATGDKLIRAGVPTDWVVGDKSGAGSYGTRNDIAIVWPPNRAPIIIAILSSKDEKEATYDNQLIAEAAEVIVKALR, from the coding sequence TTGAAAGGAATGATGATTTTGAAAAACAAGAGGATGCTAAAAATAGGTATATGCGTTGGTATATTAGGTTTAAGTCTTACAAGTCTAGAAGCTTTTACAGGAGGGGCATTGCAAGTTGAAGCGAAAGAAAAGACCGGACCAGTTAAACATAAAAATCATGCGACGTATAAAGAATTCTCTCAACTTGAGAAAAAATTTGATGCTCGATTAGGTGTGTATGCTATTGATACTGGTACTAATCGAACAATTGCTTATCGACCTAACGAAAGATTTGCCTTTGCATCAACCTACAAGGCATTAGCGGCAGGAGTATTGCTACAGCAAAACTCAATTGAGAAATTAAATGAAGTTATCACTTATACGAAAGACGACTTAGTGGAATATTCACCTGTTACTGAGAAACATGTAGATACCGGAATGGTACTAGGAGAAATTGCTGAGGCTGCTGTTCGTTCCAGTGATAATACTGCAGGTAACATTTTATTTCATAAAATAGGCGGACCTAAGGGATATGAAAAAGCGCTTAGACAGATGGGTGATCGGGTTACTATGGCTGATCGCTTTGAGACAGAGTTAAACGAGGCTATTCCAGGAGACATTCGTGACACTAGTACAGCGAAAGCAATTGCTACCAATCTTAAGGCTTTTACGGTCGGAAATGCACTTCCAGCTGATAAACGTAAAATTCTTACAGAGTGGATGAAAGGAAATGCTACAGGAGACAAACTTATTCGTGCAGGCGTACCAACTGACTGGGTAGTTGGAGATAAATCAGGAGCTGGAAGTTATGGGACACGAAATGATATTGCTATCGTTTGGCCTCCGAATAGAGCACCCATTATCATCGCAATTTTATCTAGTAAAGATGAGAAAGAGGCTACCTATGATAATCAACTAATTGCAGAGGCAGCTGAAGTTATAGTTAAGGCTCTTAGGTGA
- a CDS encoding penicillin-binding protein 2, translating into MKEQKVKKQKTYISIRLNIMFLCIFVLFSAIIMQLGKVQIVEGEAYKNQVENSQNETTSIPVPRGQILDREGKTVVNNKSLRTITYTRVKGITSEDILKTAKELAKVLEMPEQDINKLTDIDKKDFWMQLNTKRAESKITKKDIGKFKEKGIEGKELDKKIQDLRRSRVTEVELAELTAQDLKVLAIKSKMSSGYQLTPQIIKKDVTDQEYARISENLAEFPGVDTTVDWERNYVNGNLFRSVLGNITSSEEGLPKENLDSYLVRGYNRNDRVGKSYIEQRYEDVLHGTKEEVKNITDKSGNIVSAEIISKGKSGNSLTLTIDMELQKKVEESIEKNLRAFKSSEPLLDRAFVVMTNPNNGQILSMAGKKIVEKEGKIEIEDLALGNMTTSYELGSAVKGATLLTGYETGAIQPGDQFYDAPMKFKGTQAKKSWNVSGFGNINDLRALQVSSNVYMFQTALKIAGVNYVPNGSLDIKQEAFDKMRYYFKQFGLGVPTGIDLPNEIIGQTRKVDSQPGFLLDFSIGQYDTYTPLQLAQYISTIANGGYRMQPQIVQEIREQSIKEEEVGKVIRSIEPVVLNRVDMKKEHIDRIKEGFRWVFQEGDGTGVKYFKNAPYKPAGKTGTAQTVYGGDDPIGRNAKGERMECYNLTLVGYAPYDNPEVAFSVVVPWLHDDKNGINSIIGKEILDVYFDLKKQRIHGEAASTDSSNQN; encoded by the coding sequence ATGAAAGAACAAAAAGTAAAGAAACAGAAGACATATATATCTATTCGATTGAATATAATGTTCCTTTGCATATTTGTACTATTCTCAGCTATTATTATGCAGCTAGGAAAAGTACAAATCGTTGAGGGAGAGGCTTATAAGAACCAAGTGGAAAACAGTCAAAATGAAACAACTAGTATACCAGTTCCACGTGGACAAATTCTAGATCGAGAAGGGAAAACGGTCGTTAATAATAAATCTCTTCGCACAATTACGTATACAAGGGTGAAGGGGATTACGAGTGAAGATATTTTAAAAACAGCAAAAGAATTGGCGAAAGTACTTGAAATGCCCGAACAAGATATAAATAAGTTAACCGATATCGATAAAAAAGATTTCTGGATGCAATTGAATACGAAACGTGCGGAATCAAAAATTACTAAAAAAGATATAGGAAAGTTTAAAGAAAAGGGAATAGAGGGAAAAGAACTAGACAAAAAAATTCAAGACTTAAGACGAAGTCGCGTTACAGAAGTAGAATTGGCAGAATTAACAGCACAAGATTTAAAGGTGTTAGCTATTAAAAGTAAAATGAGTTCAGGTTATCAACTGACACCACAAATTATTAAAAAAGATGTGACAGATCAAGAATATGCGCGGATAAGTGAAAACCTTGCGGAGTTTCCAGGAGTAGATACAACAGTTGATTGGGAACGTAATTATGTAAATGGTAATTTATTTCGTTCCGTGTTAGGTAATATTACAAGTAGTGAAGAAGGACTACCGAAAGAAAACTTAGATTCTTATTTGGTACGTGGATATAACCGTAATGATCGTGTAGGAAAAAGTTATATTGAACAACGATATGAAGATGTATTACACGGCACAAAAGAAGAAGTGAAAAACATTACTGATAAATCAGGAAACATTGTTAGCGCAGAAATAATCTCTAAAGGAAAAAGTGGTAATAGTTTAACATTAACGATTGATATGGAATTACAAAAGAAAGTGGAAGAAAGTATAGAGAAAAATTTGAGAGCTTTTAAGAGTTCAGAGCCACTGTTGGACCGAGCGTTTGTCGTCATGACAAATCCAAATAACGGACAGATTTTATCTATGGCAGGCAAAAAGATTGTAGAAAAAGAAGGGAAAATAGAGATTGAGGATTTGGCATTAGGTAACATGACAACTTCGTATGAGCTAGGGTCAGCTGTAAAAGGCGCAACGTTATTAACTGGATATGAGACAGGGGCAATACAGCCAGGAGATCAATTTTATGATGCGCCGATGAAATTTAAAGGTACACAAGCCAAGAAATCATGGAATGTATCCGGATTTGGTAATATTAATGATTTACGAGCTTTACAAGTATCTTCGAATGTATATATGTTCCAGACAGCTTTAAAAATTGCGGGAGTTAATTACGTACCGAATGGTTCATTGGATATTAAACAAGAAGCATTTGATAAGATGCGTTATTATTTTAAACAATTTGGTTTAGGGGTACCAACAGGTATTGATTTACCGAATGAAATAATTGGGCAAACTAGAAAAGTAGACAGTCAACCTGGGTTTTTACTAGATTTTTCTATTGGTCAGTATGATACTTATACGCCATTGCAATTGGCACAATATATTTCAACTATTGCTAACGGTGGATATAGAATGCAACCCCAAATTGTACAAGAAATAAGAGAACAATCAATAAAAGAAGAGGAAGTTGGCAAAGTTATACGATCTATAGAGCCTGTCGTATTAAATCGAGTTGATATGAAGAAAGAACATATTGATCGGATAAAAGAAGGCTTTAGATGGGTATTCCAAGAAGGTGATGGAACTGGCGTGAAGTATTTCAAAAATGCTCCATACAAACCAGCAGGAAAGACAGGGACAGCTCAAACTGTATATGGTGGAGATGATCCAATTGGTAGAAATGCAAAAGGAGAACGTATGGAATGTTACAACTTAACATTAGTTGGATATGCTCCATATGATAATCCAGAAGTAGCATTTTCTGTAGTAGTCCCATGGCTTCATGATGATAAAAATGGAATTAATTCTATAATTGGAAAGGAAATTTTAGATGTATACTTTGATTTAAAAAAGCAACGTATACATGGTGAAGCTGCTAGTACAGATAGTTCGAATCAAAATTAG
- a CDS encoding penicillin-binding transpeptidase domain-containing protein, with protein sequence MLHTKIKRWRFLLVLSIVGVISLILLRINFISITIATSSAERGKILDQNGVILATNKKVKSLYCTSNHEELANQDTSNTLAFFNQFSTNFQHEISAEDIKSQLQQSCNKQTMNEISLYSDINENEISFINKNKPKNVVIKDEFIRYYPKNEIASQVIGYVENDLNSKNVPVGKSGIEFQYENDLKGKPGKTLIFKIKNKKFLWNIQTVQKGKDVRLAIDSKLQQKTEEALRSQIKKVPDANAGYAVVTDVKTGAILTMANSAVFDPNILHTHVLSKKENIKSLSQNKAIQKLKYGESYVNMASTIKPLTILIGLNEKLFQPEDTYLDNGSFQYDNQNNITNAPGTPTGEITPSQAIINSSNTFMTAKVALPLFNRNNGNIEKVANIWTDYLKQFGLRSKTGIDLPFEEDGEYEFHPSNKFENGISALLNASWGGNEVHTPLQLAQYAATLASKGDKYKPQIVSAIIGQDGKETKKFKPILESSNRYPMKFWSVVQGGMSQNIQEIKNLPFDVAGKTGITGSPNEQERMINHSLFIAYAPTEDPKIAISVVIPGSNSEKNIAALVTSEILKSWNTLQKEDKDKEEGSLK encoded by the coding sequence ATGTTACATACGAAAATAAAAAGATGGAGATTTTTATTGGTTCTTTCCATTGTAGGTGTGATTTCACTAATTTTATTAAGAATCAATTTCATTTCAATTACTATCGCAACTTCTTCAGCTGAAAGAGGAAAAATTCTTGATCAAAATGGTGTAATACTAGCTACAAATAAAAAAGTAAAATCTCTGTATTGCACCTCTAATCATGAGGAGTTAGCGAATCAAGATACATCGAATACATTAGCTTTTTTCAATCAATTTTCAACCAATTTTCAACATGAGATTTCTGCAGAGGACATAAAATCACAATTACAACAATCCTGTAATAAGCAGACTATGAATGAAATATCCTTATACTCTGATATAAATGAAAATGAAATTTCATTCATAAACAAGAATAAACCTAAAAATGTAGTGATCAAAGACGAATTCATTCGATATTATCCAAAGAACGAAATTGCTTCACAAGTAATTGGGTATGTAGAAAATGACCTTAATTCTAAAAATGTACCTGTTGGTAAAAGTGGGATTGAGTTTCAATATGAAAATGATTTAAAAGGAAAGCCAGGAAAAACTCTTATTTTTAAAATTAAAAATAAGAAATTCTTATGGAACATCCAAACAGTACAAAAGGGAAAAGATGTCAGGCTAGCTATAGACTCTAAGTTACAGCAAAAAACAGAGGAAGCACTAAGATCTCAAATTAAGAAAGTACCTGATGCTAATGCTGGTTATGCAGTAGTAACCGATGTAAAAACTGGTGCAATTTTAACTATGGCCAACTCGGCAGTTTTTGATCCAAATATATTACATACACATGTATTATCTAAAAAAGAAAACATTAAATCACTTTCGCAAAATAAAGCAATTCAAAAATTAAAGTATGGGGAATCTTATGTAAATATGGCCTCTACTATAAAGCCACTTACTATTTTAATTGGATTAAACGAAAAGCTTTTTCAACCTGAGGATACATATTTGGATAATGGTAGTTTTCAGTATGATAATCAAAATAACATTACTAATGCTCCTGGAACACCCACAGGTGAAATTACACCGAGTCAAGCTATCATTAATTCATCTAATACATTTATGACAGCAAAAGTAGCTCTCCCCTTATTCAACCGGAATAATGGGAATATAGAAAAAGTAGCAAATATATGGACAGATTATTTAAAGCAATTTGGCCTCCGCTCTAAAACTGGTATTGATTTACCCTTTGAAGAAGACGGAGAATATGAATTTCATCCATCTAATAAGTTTGAAAATGGAATCTCTGCTTTATTAAATGCATCTTGGGGAGGAAATGAAGTACACACCCCTCTTCAACTTGCTCAATATGCAGCAACTTTGGCAAGTAAAGGTGATAAATATAAACCTCAAATCGTAAGTGCTATTATTGGTCAGGACGGTAAGGAAACAAAAAAGTTTAAACCAATCTTAGAAAGTTCAAATCGTTATCCTATGAAATTTTGGAGTGTCGTGCAAGGTGGGATGAGTCAAAATATACAGGAGATTAAAAACTTGCCCTTTGATGTCGCGGGTAAAACAGGGATAACTGGCTCTCCGAACGAGCAAGAAAGAATGATAAATCATTCTCTTTTCATTGCATATGCTCCTACCGAAGATCCAAAAATTGCTATTTCTGTCGTTATTCCTGGTAGTAATTCGGAAAAAAACATTGCTGCTCTCGTTACATCAGAAATTTTAAAGTCTTGGAATACACTTCAAAAGGAGGATAAAGATAAAGAGGAAGGTTCATTAAAGTGA
- a CDS encoding SH3 domain-containing protein: MNSKKNPDWYRKLKNGPMEHRKDEEEFIYKIKQSIYQNSEVDSVTHKRPFRKKVLPIVVVFVCTMLFFIVQQPWLDDNKSPVQSSTQIKPKTKDESAQDPSLKQFMNDLYRSTNSKNENDLYRVLNDEVLFKGKTYKKDELKFDEDIFHELQVALTMGGEFVNDTKKVYKVPSGSTESNQSKQEHFIYVTVTGNKTKILAEPQRESQVLYEVSNEMVKAWIPEKVQNDGYIKISTINGNTTGYVQKKYVLTDIKYSFMFEKNHEGIWKITNIESIW, translated from the coding sequence ATGAACAGTAAAAAAAACCCTGACTGGTATAGGAAATTAAAAAACGGCCCGATGGAGCATCGTAAAGATGAAGAGGAATTTATTTATAAAATAAAGCAATCGATATACCAAAATAGTGAAGTAGATTCTGTAACACACAAGAGACCATTTCGTAAAAAAGTATTGCCTATTGTAGTTGTTTTTGTTTGTACAATGTTATTTTTTATTGTTCAACAACCTTGGCTTGATGATAATAAATCACCGGTACAAAGTAGTACTCAAATTAAGCCGAAAACAAAAGATGAGTCTGCTCAAGATCCATCATTAAAACAATTTATGAATGATTTATATCGAAGTACAAATTCAAAAAATGAAAATGACCTGTATAGAGTGTTAAATGATGAAGTTCTATTTAAAGGGAAGACTTATAAGAAGGATGAATTGAAGTTTGATGAAGATATTTTTCATGAGTTGCAAGTTGCTCTTACAATGGGGGGAGAATTTGTGAATGATACGAAGAAAGTCTACAAAGTGCCAAGTGGATCGACAGAAAGTAATCAATCAAAGCAAGAACATTTTATATATGTAACTGTTACTGGAAATAAAACGAAAATTTTAGCTGAACCACAACGAGAATCACAAGTTTTATATGAAGTATCTAATGAAATGGTAAAAGCTTGGATCCCGGAAAAAGTGCAAAATGATGGATATATAAAAATATCGACTATTAACGGTAATACTACTGGATATGTACAAAAAAAGTATGTTTTAACTGATATTAAATATTCTTTCATGTTCGAAAAGAATCATGAAGGTATATGGAAAATAACGAATATAGAATCTATATGGTAA
- a CDS encoding sigma-70 family RNA polymerase sigma factor: MEQKFIEKCNHDELDYVIKDYWQDVWNYSFIITKDPHLSDDITQDVFIKVFKHWHSFRKESSIKTWILKITRNTAINYLKSSYFKRISLVGFFSDDKQSPSAEQEFFNQEEMNDVWEVVLKLPKKHREILILDAKYELSYEEMAETLGVSIGTVKSRLSRARSKVSKLIGEGRNDEQ, encoded by the coding sequence ATGGAACAGAAGTTTATTGAAAAATGTAATCATGATGAGCTTGACTATGTTATAAAAGACTATTGGCAAGATGTATGGAATTATTCATTTATTATTACGAAAGATCCACACTTATCAGATGACATCACGCAAGATGTATTTATAAAGGTTTTTAAACATTGGCATTCATTTCGAAAAGAGTCATCTATTAAAACGTGGATATTAAAAATTACAAGAAATACGGCAATAAACTATTTGAAATCCTCTTATTTTAAAAGGATATCTTTAGTGGGATTTTTTAGTGATGATAAGCAATCTCCATCGGCAGAACAAGAATTTTTTAATCAAGAGGAAATGAATGATGTGTGGGAGGTTGTATTAAAACTACCTAAAAAACACCGCGAAATACTAATATTGGACGCGAAATATGAATTATCTTATGAAGAAATGGCTGAAACATTAGGTGTATCAATTGGAACAGTCAAATCTAGATTAAGCCGAGCGAGAAGTAAGGTTTCAAAACTAATAGGGGAGGGTAGAAATGATGAACAGTAA
- a CDS encoding penicillin-binding transpeptidase domain-containing protein, translating to MKKLWMLFFFCFGVMLVGCNKNEPPKQAFEEYINLWNDKKFADMYDRLSEHAKKTISKKDFTEKYEKIYEGIGVENLKIKTKEENTKDKERFLFEVKMDTDGGTVSFIHEAKLVKDKESWKIDWTPDFIFPGMKKDYKVRMQTEQGKRGEIYDRNGKGLATNGKASEVGIIPEKLGETAAQTKEIVAQLLDMSTEEVDQKLAAKWIKPDSLVPIGILKEGTRQNDYIELEGVSSRPVNIRTYPLGEAAAHLTGYIGKVNAEELKSLQKKGYQADDLVGKTGLEKVLENKLRGEKGGRVFMEDENGKEIKNLAKKEAKEGENVTLTIDAAIQEKIFNEMKNEAGSSAAVNPKTGETIALVSSPAYNPNTIVRGASKAQREAWNNDSKLPMTNRFTQAFVPGSVFKTITGAIGLETKTINPKEEFKIQGLKWTKDSSWGNYYVTRVKEASPIDFDKAMKYSDNIYFAQQALKMGKDQYVNEFKKYGFHEKLPIEYEFPISTIAKDGIKNDIQLADTGYGQGQVLMTPLHLALTYAPIVNEGNIPSPHLLKEAKVAENWKENVVSKKNQEILKSALIKVINDPDGAGRIAKVDGITLAGKTGTAELKESKEADGKELGWFAAFDANAPDMIVTMMIEDVKGRGGSNVPGEKVKHIFQK from the coding sequence TTGAAAAAATTATGGATGCTGTTTTTCTTTTGTTTTGGAGTTATGTTGGTAGGATGTAATAAAAACGAACCGCCAAAACAAGCATTTGAAGAATATATCAATTTATGGAATGATAAAAAATTTGCAGATATGTATGATCGTTTATCAGAACATGCAAAAAAAACGATTTCTAAAAAGGATTTCACAGAGAAATATGAAAAAATCTATGAAGGTATTGGAGTTGAGAATTTAAAAATTAAAACGAAAGAAGAGAATACTAAAGATAAAGAACGTTTTCTTTTTGAAGTTAAAATGGATACGGATGGAGGAACAGTTTCATTCATCCATGAAGCAAAACTCGTGAAAGATAAGGAATCTTGGAAAATAGATTGGACACCAGACTTCATTTTCCCAGGTATGAAAAAAGATTACAAAGTACGTATGCAAACAGAGCAAGGAAAACGCGGAGAAATATATGATCGAAATGGAAAAGGGCTTGCAACGAATGGTAAAGCGTCTGAGGTTGGAATTATTCCAGAGAAACTAGGTGAAACGGCAGCGCAAACGAAAGAAATAGTAGCACAATTACTTGATATGTCTACAGAAGAGGTCGATCAGAAGCTCGCAGCGAAATGGATAAAACCAGATTCCCTTGTACCAATTGGTATTTTAAAAGAGGGAACCAGACAGAATGATTATATTGAATTAGAAGGAGTTTCATCTCGCCCAGTAAATATTCGTACGTATCCATTAGGAGAAGCAGCGGCACACTTAACGGGATATATAGGAAAGGTAAATGCAGAGGAGTTAAAATCGCTTCAAAAAAAAGGTTATCAAGCAGATGATTTAGTGGGTAAGACAGGTTTAGAGAAAGTATTAGAGAATAAATTGCGTGGTGAAAAGGGTGGACGCGTATTTATGGAAGATGAGAACGGGAAAGAGATTAAAAACTTAGCAAAAAAAGAAGCAAAAGAAGGGGAAAATGTTACGTTAACAATTGATGCTGCAATTCAAGAAAAAATCTTTAATGAGATGAAAAATGAAGCAGGATCTAGTGCAGCGGTCAATCCTAAAACGGGTGAAACAATTGCACTTGTAAGTAGCCCTGCTTATAATCCAAATACGATAGTTAGAGGAGCATCAAAAGCCCAACGAGAAGCATGGAATAACGACTCGAAACTGCCAATGACGAATCGTTTCACACAAGCATTTGTACCAGGTTCTGTATTTAAAACGATTACAGGTGCAATTGGTTTGGAAACGAAAACAATAAATCCTAAAGAAGAATTTAAAATTCAAGGATTAAAATGGACAAAAGATTCATCGTGGGGAAATTATTATGTAACACGTGTGAAGGAAGCTAGTCCAATTGATTTTGATAAGGCAATGAAGTACTCTGATAATATTTATTTTGCTCAACAAGCTTTGAAAATGGGGAAAGATCAGTATGTAAATGAATTTAAGAAATACGGATTTCATGAAAAACTACCAATCGAATACGAATTTCCTATTTCAACAATTGCAAAAGATGGGATAAAAAACGATATTCAACTAGCAGATACGGGATATGGACAAGGACAAGTATTAATGACACCACTTCATTTAGCATTAACATATGCACCGATTGTGAATGAAGGGAATATTCCATCGCCTCATCTTTTAAAAGAAGCCAAAGTAGCGGAGAATTGGAAAGAAAATGTGGTTTCTAAAAAGAATCAAGAGATATTAAAAAGTGCATTAATAAAAGTCATTAATGACCCTGATGGCGCGGGGAGAATTGCTAAGGTTGATGGTATAACTCTTGCTGGTAAAACCGGTACAGCAGAGCTGAAAGAGTCGAAAGAAGCAGACGGAAAAGAACTTGGATGGTTTGCAGCTTTTGATGCAAATGCGCCAGACATGATTGTTACCATGATGATTGAAGATGTAAAAGGAAGAGGGGGGAGTAATGTTCCCGGCGAAAAAGTAAAACATATTTTTCAGAAATAA
- a CDS encoding DinB family protein: MEQSNKAFSEALVKSLRGERGHLPIKNALSDIDVALAGKRREELPYSIYQLVKHMTYWQDFLLLSAQGKKPALPVHVKESWPEEKCPGSEEEWQQIIQYFLQGIEQACAIAQTVQLDKTLEEWPGETPGGVLRNIASHNSYHLGEIVLIRRLFSAWPPPTGGYPA; the protein is encoded by the coding sequence ATGGAACAATCAAATAAAGCGTTTAGCGAGGCATTAGTAAAATCGTTAAGAGGAGAACGCGGACATCTTCCCATCAAGAATGCTTTGTCGGATATAGACGTGGCGCTTGCGGGAAAACGCAGAGAGGAACTGCCTTATTCTATTTATCAATTAGTGAAACACATGACCTACTGGCAAGATTTTCTCTTATTATCCGCTCAGGGGAAGAAGCCTGCATTGCCTGTCCATGTAAAAGAGAGCTGGCCTGAAGAAAAATGTCCTGGCAGTGAGGAAGAGTGGCAACAGATTATTCAGTATTTTCTTCAGGGGATTGAACAGGCATGCGCGATTGCCCAAACTGTTCAATTGGACAAAACATTGGAAGAATGGCCTGGTGAAACCCCGGGCGGTGTTCTACGCAATATTGCATCTCACAACTCCTACCATTTAGGAGAAATTGTGCTGATTCGCAGATTATTTAGTGCTTGGCCACCGCCAACAGGCGGATATCCGGCCTAA